A single region of the Acidimicrobiales bacterium genome encodes:
- the atpG gene encoding ATP synthase F1 subunit gamma, with translation MAGSQERVLRRRIRSIQSTRKTTRAMELIAASRIVRAQQRIAGGRPYVERIDSLASDLVGAPGTGHHRLIEPPDPLRRVALVVITSDRGLCGAYNIQVLRMLERVLAQHRSEGHERMLVTIGRRGQSYLRFQGYDVEHAVLGITDRPTYLDARRVADMVVGPFVDGEVDQIELISTRFVSAGTQRVEHRVVVPVPGHLGPDQQDGEDAEGRVDYDAEPSEEEILDRLLPSLIEAQLFLALLDASASEHASRQRAMKAATDNADDLVTTLRRVMNRARQDTITTEIMDIVGGAEALRQVGNGHETEPREPRSAST, from the coding sequence ATGGCCGGCAGTCAGGAGCGCGTCCTCAGGCGACGGATCAGGAGCATCCAATCGACCCGGAAGACCACGCGCGCCATGGAGCTCATCGCCGCCTCCCGCATCGTGCGGGCCCAGCAGCGGATCGCGGGAGGGCGGCCCTACGTGGAGCGCATCGACTCGCTGGCTTCCGATCTGGTCGGCGCGCCGGGCACCGGCCACCACCGTCTCATCGAGCCCCCCGACCCGCTGCGGCGGGTGGCCCTGGTGGTGATCACCTCGGATCGCGGACTTTGCGGCGCATACAACATCCAGGTGCTGAGGATGCTGGAACGGGTGCTGGCCCAGCACCGATCGGAGGGTCACGAGCGCATGCTGGTGACGATCGGGCGAAGGGGCCAGAGCTACCTCCGCTTCCAGGGCTACGACGTCGAGCACGCCGTGCTGGGGATCACCGATCGGCCCACGTACCTGGATGCGCGCCGGGTCGCCGACATGGTCGTCGGGCCGTTCGTGGACGGCGAGGTCGACCAGATCGAGCTGATCTCGACCCGATTCGTCTCCGCCGGGACCCAGCGGGTAGAGCACCGTGTCGTCGTTCCTGTCCCCGGACACCTCGGCCCGGACCAGCAGGACGGTGAGGACGCCGAGGGCCGGGTCGACTACGACGCGGAGCCCTCCGAGGAAGAGATCCTCGACCGTCTGCTGCCGAGCCTGATCGAGGCCCAGTTGTTCCTCGCCCTGCTCGACGCGTCGGCATCCGAGCACGCATCACGCCAGCGGGCCATGAAGGCGGCCACCGACAACGCCGACGACCTGGTCACCACCTTGCGGCGGGTCATGAACCGCGCCCGCCAGGACACCATCACCACCGAGATCATGGACATCGTCGGAGGGGCCGAGGCCCTGCGCCAGGTAGGCAACGGCCACGAGACCGAACCGCGAGAACCCAGGAGCGCCAGCACATGA
- the atpD gene encoding F0F1 ATP synthase subunit beta → MTTVSNETDVKRADGRVVAIAGPVVDVEFPPNELPEINTAVDMDLELEGERITVTAEVAQQIGGGRVRCICFKPTDGLPRGATVRNTGRGVTVPVGDAVLGHVFNVVGEPLDTDSIGEAEDHWDIHRDPPEFEDLEPSVQMFETGIKVIDLLEPYVQGGKIGLFGGAGVGKTVLIQEMIHRVAQQHGGVSVFAGVGERTREGTDLWLEMQETGVIEKAALVYGQMDEPPGVRLRVGLSALTMAEYFRDVKNQDVLLFVDNIFRFVQAGSEVSTLLGRMPSAVGYQPTLADEMGELQERITSTRGHSITSMQAVYVPADDYTDPAPFTTFTHLDATTELSRQIVSLGIYPAVDPLSSTSNILAPEIVGDRHYTVARRVQEILQRYRDLQDIIAILGIDELSEEDRVAVSRARKIQRFLSQPFFVAQTFTGLEGVYVPVSETVESFESLVNGDLDDLPEQAFLNVGGVEGVHQKAKTLREG, encoded by the coding sequence ATGACCACCGTCAGCAACGAGACCGACGTCAAGCGGGCGGACGGCCGCGTCGTCGCCATCGCCGGACCCGTCGTCGACGTGGAGTTCCCGCCCAACGAGCTCCCTGAGATCAACACCGCCGTCGACATGGACCTGGAGCTCGAGGGCGAGCGCATCACGGTCACCGCCGAGGTGGCCCAACAGATCGGCGGGGGCCGGGTCCGCTGCATCTGCTTCAAGCCGACCGACGGGCTGCCCCGGGGGGCGACCGTGCGCAACACGGGGCGCGGTGTCACCGTGCCCGTCGGGGACGCCGTACTGGGACACGTGTTCAACGTGGTGGGCGAGCCCCTCGACACCGATTCCATCGGCGAGGCCGAGGACCATTGGGACATCCATCGTGACCCTCCGGAGTTCGAGGACCTGGAGCCCAGCGTCCAGATGTTCGAGACCGGCATCAAGGTCATCGACCTGCTCGAGCCGTACGTCCAGGGCGGCAAGATCGGCCTGTTCGGCGGGGCCGGCGTCGGAAAGACCGTCCTGATCCAAGAGATGATCCACCGGGTGGCCCAACAGCACGGTGGGGTGTCGGTCTTCGCCGGCGTGGGCGAACGCACCCGGGAGGGGACCGACCTCTGGCTGGAGATGCAGGAGACGGGTGTCATCGAGAAGGCCGCCCTGGTCTACGGCCAGATGGACGAGCCCCCCGGAGTGCGCCTGCGGGTGGGTCTCTCGGCGCTGACCATGGCGGAGTACTTCCGCGACGTGAAGAACCAGGACGTGCTGCTGTTCGTGGACAACATCTTCCGTTTCGTGCAGGCGGGATCCGAGGTGTCCACCCTGCTCGGCCGGATGCCTTCGGCGGTCGGCTACCAGCCCACACTGGCCGACGAGATGGGCGAGCTCCAGGAGCGGATCACCTCGACCCGCGGCCACTCGATCACCTCGATGCAGGCCGTCTACGTGCCAGCCGACGACTACACCGATCCCGCCCCCTTCACCACCTTCACCCACCTCGACGCCACCACGGAGCTCTCCCGCCAGATCGTGTCGCTCGGCATCTACCCTGCCGTCGACCCGCTCTCCTCGACGAGCAACATCCTGGCGCCCGAGATCGTGGGCGACCGCCATTACACCGTCGCCCGCCGCGTGCAGGAGATCCTCCAGCGCTACCGCGACCTCCAGGACATCATCGCCATCCTCGGAATCGACGAGCTCTCGGAGGAGGACCGGGTGGCGGTGTCACGAGCCCGCAAGATCCAGCGCTTCCTGTCCCAGCCGTTCTTCGTGGCCCAGACCTTCACCGGCCTCGAGGGCGTCTACGTGCCGGTCAGCGAGACGGTGGAGTCGTTCGAGTCACTCGTCAACGGTGACCTCGACGACCTGCCCGAGCAGGCGTTCCTCAACGTCGGCGGGGTCGAGGGAGTGCACCAGAAGGCCAAGACCCTGCGAGAAGGCTGA
- the atpC gene encoding ATP synthase F1 subunit epsilon, producing MATFPVALVTPERILFDGEAEMVTMRSGGGDIAFLAGHEPYVSTVEIGVVRIDVGEGQSERFAAHGGFVEVGQGSVTVLSGVAERPDEIDVARAQRAKEQAEQSASDSDDAEAEAALLRANARLELAGEG from the coding sequence ATGGCCACGTTTCCAGTCGCGCTGGTCACGCCCGAGCGCATCCTCTTCGACGGGGAGGCCGAGATGGTCACCATGCGCTCGGGCGGCGGCGACATCGCCTTCCTCGCCGGCCACGAGCCGTACGTCTCGACGGTCGAGATCGGCGTGGTGCGCATCGACGTGGGGGAGGGGCAGAGCGAGCGCTTCGCCGCCCACGGTGGCTTCGTCGAGGTCGGCCAGGGTTCGGTGACCGTGCTGTCTGGCGTCGCCGAGCGTCCGGACGAGATCGACGTGGCCCGAGCCCAGCGGGCCAAGGAGCAGGCGGAGCAGTCGGCAAGCGACAGCGACGACGCCGAGGCCGAGGCGGCGCTGCTGCGGGCGAACGCTCGCCTGGAGCTGGCCGGGGAGGGCTGA
- a CDS encoding N,N-dimethylformamidase beta subunit family domain-containing protein, with protein MSFRGRAADVLRSVRLPPLRSRGGAAVALVAVVVVAGVVLGSIHLATGGRAQHQAQPKSGLLVNDHRVTPDGVTAGWVKAENAKPGDRGWNLANTSNQAPGAIEGYADRVSAAGGDTVKLFVSTVAPNFHVEAYRMGWYGGDGGRLIWRSPELPGTKQAAPTLTPGINMIEAHWTPSLTVTLTSAWPPGDYLFKLVGSGNQQSRVPLTVRDDASTAAYVIKNSVTTWQAYNLWGGYDLYQGRTPQGDEAFADRSRVVSFDRPYDFRFGGGAADFIGNELPMVMMAERLGLDVTYTTDVDLHEAPDRLLQHRALISLGHDEYWSSVMRQGVETARDHGVNLLFLGANAIYRHIRFEPSALGPDRHEIDYKSASEDPITPVDPAEATSDWPSPPIPRPESTIIGDMYTCNPVKADMVIVDPSSWVFAGTGLQPGATLSGLVGSEYDRYNPSLPGPRNIQILAHSPLTCHGQSDHSDVTYYTAPSGGGVFATGTNVWVASLGDTCPLGASGCPSDVTRRVTENVLAVTGVGPAGTGHPSQPNSNAFYPAGAATPTPGPGE; from the coding sequence GTGAGCTTCAGGGGGAGGGCGGCAGATGTCCTGCGGTCCGTGCGCCTGCCCCCTCTGCGATCTCGTGGTGGAGCGGCAGTGGCTCTGGTGGCCGTAGTGGTCGTGGCCGGGGTCGTGTTGGGGTCCATTCATCTGGCGACAGGTGGTCGGGCCCAGCATCAGGCCCAGCCGAAGTCCGGTCTGCTGGTCAACGACCACCGGGTCACCCCTGACGGGGTCACGGCGGGATGGGTGAAGGCCGAGAACGCCAAGCCCGGCGACCGCGGCTGGAACCTGGCGAACACGTCGAACCAGGCTCCGGGCGCCATCGAGGGCTACGCGGATCGCGTGAGCGCCGCGGGTGGTGACACCGTGAAGCTGTTCGTCTCCACCGTGGCCCCCAACTTCCACGTCGAGGCGTACCGGATGGGATGGTACGGCGGCGACGGGGGTCGCCTGATCTGGCGCTCGCCCGAGCTGCCCGGGACGAAGCAGGCCGCGCCCACGCTCACCCCCGGCATCAACATGATCGAGGCGCACTGGACGCCCTCGCTGACGGTCACCCTGACATCGGCCTGGCCGCCGGGTGACTACCTGTTCAAGCTGGTGGGCAGCGGGAACCAGCAGTCCCGTGTGCCGCTCACGGTGCGGGACGACGCGAGCACGGCTGCCTATGTGATCAAGAACAGCGTGACCACGTGGCAGGCTTACAACCTCTGGGGGGGCTACGACCTCTACCAGGGTCGGACGCCCCAAGGTGACGAAGCGTTCGCCGACCGGTCGCGGGTGGTCTCGTTCGACCGCCCGTACGACTTCCGCTTCGGAGGAGGCGCGGCCGATTTCATCGGCAACGAGCTGCCCATGGTCATGATGGCGGAGCGGCTCGGGCTCGACGTCACCTACACGACCGACGTCGACCTGCACGAGGCGCCCGATCGCTTGCTGCAGCACCGCGCCCTCATCTCCCTCGGCCACGACGAGTACTGGTCCTCGGTCATGCGTCAGGGCGTCGAGACGGCGAGGGACCACGGGGTCAACCTGTTGTTCCTGGGGGCCAACGCCATCTACCGCCACATCCGGTTCGAGCCCTCAGCGCTCGGACCCGACCGGCACGAGATCGACTACAAGTCGGCGAGCGAAGATCCGATCACCCCGGTCGACCCCGCCGAGGCCACATCGGACTGGCCCTCTCCACCGATCCCCCGGCCCGAGAGCACGATCATCGGGGACATGTACACCTGTAACCCGGTCAAGGCCGACATGGTGATCGTCGACCCGTCATCGTGGGTGTTCGCCGGGACCGGACTGCAGCCCGGAGCCACGCTGTCGGGCCTGGTCGGCAGCGAGTACGACCGCTACAACCCCAGCCTGCCGGGCCCCCGCAACATCCAGATCCTGGCCCACTCGCCGCTCACCTGTCACGGCCAGAGCGACCACTCCGACGTGACCTACTACACGGCGCCGAGCGGCGGCGGGGTCTTCGCCACGGGTACCAACGTCTGGGTGGCCTCTCTCGGGGACACCTGCCCGTTGGGAGCGTCCGGTTGCCCGTCCGACGTGACCCGGCGGGTGACCGAGAACGTGCTGGCCGTCACGGGCGTGGGCCCCGCGGGGACTGGCCACCCCTCGCAGCCGAACTCGAATGCGTTCTATCCCGCCGGTGCGGCCACGCCGACGCCCGGCCCCGGCGAATAG